A DNA window from Zea mays cultivar B73 unplaced genomic scaffold, Zm-B73-REFERENCE-NAM-5.0 scaffold_515, whole genome shotgun sequence contains the following coding sequences:
- the LOC118475614 gene encoding 30S ribosomal protein S7, chloroplastic, with protein sequence MSRRGTAEKRTAKSDPIFRNRLVNMVVNRIMKDGKKSLAYQILYRAVKKIQQKTETNPLLVLRQAIRRVTPNIGVKTRRNKKGSTRKVPIEIGSKQGRALAIRWLLEASQKRPGRNMAFKLSSELVDAAKGSGGAIRKKEATHRMAEANRALAHFR encoded by the coding sequence ATGTCACGTCGAGGTACTGCAGAAAAAAGAACCGCAAAATCCGATCCAATTTTTCGTAATCGATTAGTTAACATGGTGGTTAACCGTATTATGAAAGACGGAAAAAAATCATTGGCTTATCAAATTCTCTATCGAGCCGTGAAAAAGATTCAACAAAAGACAGAAACAAATCCACTATTGGTTTTACGTCAAGCAATACGTAGAGTAACTCCCAATATAGGAGTAAAAACAAGACGTAATAAAAAAGGATCGACGCGGAAAGTTCCGATTGAAATAGGATCTAAACAAGGAAGAGCACTTGCCATTCGTTGGTTATTAGAAGCATCCCAAAAGCGTCCGGGTCGAAATATGGCTTTCAAATTAAGTTCCGAATTAGTAGATGCTGCCAAAGGGAGTGGGGGTGCCATACGCAAAAAGGAAGCGACTCATAGAATGGCAGAGGCAAATAGAGCTCTTGCACATTTTCGTTAA